The following nucleotide sequence is from Paenibacillus andongensis.
TAAATTCGAAAGGAGCTTTTTGATGACAGAAAAACTAACAAAAGTGCTTAATACCCAGATCGCTAACTGGAGTCTGTTGTTCACCAAAATTCATAACTATCACTGGTATGTTAAAGGGGCGCAGTTCTTCACTTTGCATTTGAAGTTCGAAGAACTTTATACGGAAGCTGCACTTCATGTGGACAATCTTGCCGAGCGTCTGCTGGCATTAGGCGGTAGCCCGGTAGCTACACTTCATGAAATTATCGAAAAAACTACATTAAAAGATGCAGCAGGCAATGAGAATGCAAATGAGATGGTCCGCACGCTTGTTGCTGATTTCGGGATCATTGTGGGTGAGCTTAAAGAGGGTATGAGTATTGCAGACCGTGAAGGCGATGAGACAACTGGGGATATGCTTTTGGCCATTCATAGCTCCCTGGAAAAGCATGTATGGATGTTGAAATCGTACTTAGGATAATTGTGATTTTTCCAAAGAATAATGGATTACTGGAAGACCTGAAAGAGAGCAGCCTTAAAAAGCTGCCTTTCTTGCAGGTCTTTTCCTTCTAATGTGACTTACACATTGCTAATAGCAAAAAAAAGAGCAGTTCCCCAGCTATCATTTGCTGTGTGAACTGCTCTTTTTTTGACAGATCGTATTAAGTCAACTGTGGAACTCTCAAACCAAGTCCCTCGGCGATCGCTTGCCCCCATTCGGGATCTGCTTGAAAGAAGTGAGAGATTTGGCGGAGTTTGATTTCATCTTTCTCCACCGGCTTCATAGCATTTACTATGTTATATACTAATCGTCCGCGTTCTTCAACACTAAGCAATCGATACAGGTCGCCTGCTTGCGTGTAATGATCATCCTGGTCATATGGGACGCTATCGGCTGAACCAGTTACTTCAAACGGGGCTGTCTTGTACGTTTCCGATTCGGCAGCTCCGCCATAACTATTTGGTTCATAGTATATCGAATTTCCCCCATTACGATCGGAACGCATCTGTCCGTCACGCTGGTTATTATTCACTTCGACGATAGGTTTATTGATAGGCAGTGTATGATGGTTCGTGCCGACCCGATAGCGATGAGCATCGGCATAGGCGAATAAACGGCCTTGAAGCATTTTATCCGGAGAAGCCTCAATACCGGATACGAACGCTCCGGGGGAGAAGGTTGCTTGCTCTACTTCGGCAAAATAATTGTCCGGGTTTCGGTTGAGGACCATGCGTCCAACCTCGATAAGAGGGTAATCTTTCTGCGACCACACTTTCGTTACATCGAAAGGATCGAAACGATAGGTATCGGCATCTTCCAGCGGCATTATTTGTACATACAGCTTCCATGCGGGGAAGTCACCTTTGTCAATGGCGTTAAATAAATCCTCGATATGATAATCTGGGTTTTCACCGGCCAGCTTGGCGGCAAGCTCGACATCCAGGTTCTTCACGCCTTGTTCCGTTTTAAAATGATATTTGACCCAAATGCCTTGTCCGTCCGCATTGACCCACTTAAACGTATGGCTTCCGAAGCCATGCATATGACGGAGAGTCGCAGGAATACCACGATCGGACATCAAGATAGTGACTTGATGCAAGGATTCGGGAGACAAGGACCAGAAATCCCAAACAGCATTGGGGTTTTTTAGATGAGTTTGAGGGTGGCGTTTCTGGGTATGAATGAAATCCGGAAATTTAATGGCATCCCGAATGAAGAAGACAGGCGTGTTATTACCCACCAAATCATAGTTTCCTTCTTCCGTATAAAATTTTACAGCAAAGCCACGCGGGTCACGTACGGTATCTGCCGATCCCAGTTCACCTGCTACCGTGGAGAAGCGTATAAAAATCGGTGTACGTTTGCCAACCTCAGACAAAAAGCGGGCCTTTGTATAGGTGGAAACATCGTTGGTTACTTCAAAATATCCGTGTGCGCCGGCACCTTTGGCATGCACAACACGTTCGGGGACGCGTTCCCGGTTGAAATGGGCAAGCTTTTCCAGAAGGTGGACGTCTTGAATAAGGGTTGGACCGCGTGAGCCGGCAGTCAAGGAGTTCTGGTTATCTCCAACAGGAGCGCCCCAACTTGTTGTTAAATGGCCATTTTGAGCTTCCATGTACAAACCTCCAAAGTAATAAATGAGTACAACGATGAGCCTTGGTGAACCGGATACGATCCCGAATCATTTCGCTGATTTCGCGTAGGTCTCGTTTTGGGATGATGCTGAGTAACTGCGTGGTTCTTCTAAACGAATAAACAAGGGGACAATCAAGCTCAACCCTAACAATCCAGCTAATACCTCAAAAGAGAGTAAATAGCCTCCGTGATTGATTAGATAAATCGAAAGAATCGGCCCAAGTGATGCACCTATGAACACCATAAACATGTGGAACGAAACCGCGATCGCCCGGATCTCCCCAGCAATTTGACCAATTAGTGAGATCAATGCGGGAAGAGCCATAGAAATTCCAATAATAAACACGACGCTCATCGAAACTAAAAAAATGAGGTTAGGCCAGAGGCCTAACAATCCCAAGCCGATTCCACCAAAGATCAATCCACACCATAAAACGTTTTTGACTCCCATTTTCGCAACCAATTTTCCATCAAACGGTGCTACAAGCATTCCGATAATACCAACCGCACGGACCCATAGAATATCTTGGTGACTTAATCCGAAGAGCGAACTGTTTAAATAACTTCCAAGTGTCGTGAAAAAACCAACAAGCGAAATAAAGAGCGTAGCAGAAATGATGTAGCAAAGAGGTAAACTCTTCCTTTTAAATATATAGCCTATTCGCAAAAAGGCAGAAAGAAAGCTGCCATCTGGTTGTTGTGTTTTATCGTTTGGAACAAAAAAGATAATCAAGATAAAGGATATTAAATACACCGCAAAAAGAATATAGAAAATATAAGACCAACTAAAGAATAAAACAATATAGCTGCTATATATTTGTCCAACGATACTTGCCATTAAAAATGCCGTACTGATGAACCCAATAATGGTTATTCTTCTTTTTATTGGAAACATTTCCATGGCGTAGGCCAAGACAGACGGAGGGAACATGGATGCTGCTAAACCCTGGATGGCTCGAAGGGCAACAAGCCAAGAAAAGCTGCTGACACTACCGATTAGAGGAGTTATTACAGTTAGCAATAGTAACCCTGACAACATCATTTTTTTTCGCCCAAAACGATCGGACAAAACGCCAAAGAACAGACCTCCACCTGCAAAAGCAAACGAAAAGGCACTGCCAGCCCAAGCAGCTTGAGAAGACGACACCTTGAATACGTCTGCAAAAACCGTAATTAACGGGATCGTTAAATACACACAAGATACTACAACTAAACTACACCAGAAAAGGACAATGGTAATGAATGAGAAATTTGACGAGTTGGACAACGGTTCGTTAGCCAAGATCCTACCCCCTTGTTCTTCAAATTTTTTAAATGGATTATTTATGTTCAGCTAACCAAGCGGCTATTTTTTGAGCATCATCCCCTTCGAGGATAGTTTTGAACCTTATTAAGAACGTTTCTGAGTATTACATGGAAACATCATGCGTATGGTTATTATGAATGTCCATTGCTTTTACGTTAGTAAAAACATTGACCGCAAATATCAAGATACCGGTTCCAGCTACTGCTTCACCGATACGCTTTAACGTGGTAATCCAATCTGGAGCGTAGCCATGAGCCATTAACGTGAGGGTAATAAGCATGATGGGCAGGCCGATACCTTGCAACCAGAAGTGCCACTTCGCTAGAGGCGATTCTGCTGCTTTGGGAAATCGAAGATAGGTAAATCCGCAAAGAGCCAATGTTGCCCACCCGAAAAGATTTGCATGAGCATGTACGCTTGTTAATGCAAAGTTAAGTGTTGTACCCATGTAAATACCGATGCAAATACCAATCAAAATATAAACGACTGCCATTTTTAAAAAACGTACTCCCATAGAATTTCCCCCTTGTTAATGTGATAAAGAACAATTCATCCGGCCGGGAATTATCCTAAAACTTAAACTTCTTTCAATTGGAAGTTTATTCAACTTTATCTTATAAGCACTGATAGGCAACTATCAATATGAATCTGACTATATCTCATATAGATATTGCTTATATTAGCTTCGCCCTTGAAGATATAGCTAATGACTATACATGATATAGAAATAATGGAATTGTTCATGAATAATAATTTCAATATGATAGGACATAAACATGCGAGGAGTGTTTGCAAAATGGAAAAACAAACAGAAGGAATTCACCATATAACGGCTTTTGTAAAGAATGCCCAAAAAAATGTGGACTTTTATGCAGGGGTACTAGGTTTGAGACTTGTAAAAAAAACGATCAACTTCGACGCTCCGGAAGTTTACCATTTATATTTCGGTAATGAAGCAGGCAGTCCAGGCACCATAATTACATTCTTTCCCTATGAAGGTCATAAAGGGCGTATTGGCGGAGGGCAGGTAGGTGTAACAACATATGTCATTCCTTTAGGTGCACTCGATTTTTGGAAAGAGCGCCTTGAAAGCTATCATGTTCCTTATTCTTTGAAGACGAGGTTTGATGAGAATTACTTAACATTTTCAGATCCAGATGGCTTACAGCTAGAGATTGTAGAGCGTGAGGAAGGGGATTTGAGTCAGTGGTCGTTCGGTGGTGTTTCAATTGATAAAGCTATCAAAGGTTTTGGCGGCGCTGTCCTGTATAGTACCGCACCCGAAAAAACGATGAATGTCCTAGAGCAAGTCTTGGGTCTTCAAAAGGTGAACCAAGAAGGGGATTTTATTCGCTATAGATCGACAGGGAGTGTTGGTAATGTTATTGACGTAAACATTGCGGCAATGGAGTGGGGCATAAGTGGAGCTGGTACGGTTCATCATATTGCATGGCGCGCAAAGGATTATGAAGACCACGAAGCATGGAGAAGCCATGTTGAGAATAGCGGCTTCCACCCTACACCGATCATTGATCGGCAGTATTTCCATGCCATTTATTTTAGGGAAGAAGGCGGCATCTTGTTTGAAATCGCGACAGACCCGCCAGGTTTTGCTAAGGATGAGCCTCAAGATCATTTAGGTGAGGCATTAATGCTGCCAGAATGGTTCGAAAGCAATCGTGGTGAAATTGAAAAGAACTTGCCTCCCATTCAAGTGCGTGAATTGGAGTCGTTCAAGCCATGAAATATATTTTTCGAAAAGGCTCAAGTCCGAAGCTGCCGACGCTTCTTTTATTACATGGCACGGGCGGGACGGAATACGATTTATTGCCGATTGCTCAAAGGATCGCCCCAGACTCCAATGCTCTAAGTATCAGAGGCAACGTTCAGGAGAATGGCATGGCTCGATTTTTCAGGAGATTGGCTGAGGGTGTGTTTGACGAGGAGGACCTTTTGTTTCGAACGGAAGAGTTGAACGGATTCATTGATCAAGCAGCGAACCAATATGAATTCGACCGCCAGAATGTCGTGGCCGTAGGGTATTCTAACGGTGCGAACATTGGAGGGAGCCTCTTGTTTCATTGTAAGAATGCATTAAGAGGTGCGATTCTATTCCATCCTATGGTTCCTCGTCGGGGTATAATACTTCCCGAATTAGCTCAAATCCCTATATTTATTGGTGCCGGAACGAATGATCCGATCTCTTCTCAACAAGAAACCAGAGAACTGCAGTCGCTATTGGAAGGTGCAGGCTCTTCCGTTGAAATACACTGGGAACATGCGGGTCATCAGTTAACGCACCAAGAAGTCAATGCGGCAGCTCAATGGTTCAAAAAGCATTTCTATTCCTAACCTGTTCTCATACTTTATATGTGGAAGAAGGGTAACATTGATATCGATCAATCCCAACAATCAAACGGAACGGGACAATTATAAGCTGCTAAGCGGGAGCATTCTTCCTCGGCCGATTGCGTTTGTGACGACTCTATCGACAGACGGTATACTGAATGCTGCCCCTTACAGCTATTTTAATATCGTTACTTCGAATCCTCCCATGCTCTCGATTTCCGTACAACGGCAACAGGGCAAACAGAAAGACACCTCAAGAAATGCGATAGAAAAGGGAGCGTTTGTCGTTCACATCTCAGATGAGTCGAATATTGAGGCCGTCAATCAAACGGCGGTCAACCTGCCGTCACACGAAAGTGAAGTCGAATGGGCCCGCTTAACTCCTGTTCCTAGTACAGCAATTGATGTTCCAGGTGTAGCTGAAGCCAAGATTAGAATGGAGTGTGTCCTCGAGCAGGCGATACCTCTTGGAGGGAATACAGCAATGCCAGGTTGCGATCTATTGATCGGGCGCATCGTTCACTTCCATATTCATGAATCTTTATATCAGGAAGGCCGGATTGATCCTAATAAACTTCAGCCAGTAAGTCGGCTAGCAGGAGATTCCTATTCGAAGCTCGGAGAACGATTTTCAATAAAGCGGCCTCAGTAGGCCCAATAGGATGCCAAACTAAAAACGCAGGGTTAAGAAGATGTTACCTATGCCACTTGCGAACGCTTGGCTGGGGCTACACTTCCCGACTGGCCGAACTGCCTCCGAATAAAAAACCTAGTAAAAGAAGAGCCTGCTTCCTATTTGAGAAGCGGGCTTTTCATATTTTCAGACTACACACATAGTGTTCCCAATGCACCAACCCTAAAATCTAGCAACCTTCACCTGAAATCTAGCGGATATATTACATGACAGGTTCCTTGATATAATGTTTACGAAGTCCAGCAATCACCGATACGGGAATTTTGGATGCAAAATACGCAAGTGCCTTGAGAACAGGGATAGGCACTTGGGGGCGGTTTCATACATCAGTACTTTCCTATTCTGGGATGATCGGGGTGATCTATATAGAGCTTCGCCAGCTTGAATATTTTATTCAAATATGCAAATCGGGAAGTTTCACCAAAGCTAAAGAAGAATTAGGTGTGACTCAGCCTACACTAAGTCAGCAAATTCGGGTTTTGGAAGATGAGTATAATATTCCATTGTTCGATCGGGTAAGCAGGGGAGTTGAAGTAACAGAAGCGGGAAAAATTCTCTTGAATAAGGGCAACGCTATTATGAATCTTCTTGAAGAGGCGCGAAATGAAATATATGGCCGAAACAAAATATCTAGAGAAACAATTTCTATTGGATGTTGTCCTGCTGAGCTTAGATATCTTGCTCCTTATTTCATGAGATTTCGCGAAAAGTACCCGAATATTTTATTGAAAATTATCGCTGCAGAGGATGCCGAGAATAAAGTTTTGGAGCAAAGGGTAGACATTGGAATCACTGCAAATCCGATTTCTGATGCTTCGGTCATTTCGACTCATTTGTATAGACAAGAAATGGCGCTATTGATTCATTCCGAACATCCTTTGGCCGATAAATCTTCGATTCCTTTTCGATCCTTGAAGCAAATGAATGCGATCATGTTTCGAGAACAAAACAAATCATTAATTGAAATGTATTGTTTCTCTTATGGGTTTACCTTGGAGTCGATAATAGAAACGTCCTCCATTTCAGTATTGATTCATGGGGTTCGCCATGGACTTGGAGTAGCTCTAATACCAACATCTTTGCTCGAAGGTCTAAGGGACGATTCTTTGCGTATTGTAAAATTAGAAGGCAATGTTCCATGTTGGGATATATCTCTTGTATATCTTAATTCCGTTAATACGAGGTCCACTGTACGCAAATTCATTCAAGAGATGAATTCATATGTCCAAGCGGTGCTGCAATAATTATTTTGCCCTATAGCAGCTGCGATGATCTATTGCGTAATGAATCAAACTAGAACATCATAGCTAACGAACGCGAGCAAGACGAAGGATTATTTCCTTGTCGTGCTCGCTTATTGCGTTGGCGGCTTAGGAAACCTGAGTAACCCTACCTAACATGTAAGCTTTCTTTCTTTTTCTTGCAGTAACCTTTATACTAACAGGAGGGTTCTGTGCAGCTGAAGACTTGTTTGCGTATGACAAGATCACCACTTTCCTATATATATGATATTAAGTAGACCACTACACAGACGAAGGAGCATTATGAATGGGTAAAATGCGTAAATCAGCAATGATGTTGCTAGCTATGATGATGTGTTTGACGTTAGCGGCTTGTTTTGGGAACACTGCTGAGGATCATACGAACTCCAACGCCAATCTTATGCAGGCAGGTGCTACTCAAACGAAGCCTTCTCGGGATGAGCCTGCCTGGAAGCTGGACACGACACCGATTACGTTTGACTGGTATATCAATTTTGATTGGTTCACCAGCAAGTGGGGAGGAAACGTCGTTTCCGATTATATAACGAAAAAGACGGGCGTCAGCTTGAACTTTATCATGCCTGCTGGCGACGCCAGCGAGAAGCTCAACACGATGATGGCAGCAAGGACGCTCCCTGACTTTATTACGCTAGGTTGGTACGAGGATGCCGTGTTGAAGATGATCAAGGGAGATATGGTGCTTCCATTGAATAAGCTAGCGGATCAGTATGATCCTTATTTCATTAAAGTCGCAGACCCTGCAAAGCTTAGCTGGTATACACAGGCTGACGGCAATGTGTATGGCTACCCGAATGCATCTTCATCCCCTGCGGATTATCGAAAATATGGTCAGCTTATTACGTCTAATCAGACTTTTGTTGTTCGGAAAGACATGTATGAAGCACTTGGGAAGCCGGATATGAGCACGCCGGAAGGGTTTCTCGGCGCGCTGAAGGCTGCGAAGGAGAGATTTCCGGAAGTGGACGGCCAACCGCTCATTCCGATTGGCCTGCATGAATTTACGGAAACCGGCAACTTTTCGCTGGATACGTATCTTCAGAACTTCCTAGCCATACCGCAGCAGAAAAACGGCAAACTGTACGACCGTCGAAGCGATCCAACCTATCTGAAATGGCTGAAGGTGTTCCGCCAAGCGAATGAGGACGGACTGATGCCGACAGATGTCTATATTGATGAAAAACGACTGGAAAAGGATGAAAAAATATCGCAAGGGCGCTATTTTGCCATGCTGTATCAGTGGTCTGATTTTACAGAGATTAATCAAGCGTTGTATCAGAAGGACCCAAATAAGGTGTATATCGCGATTGATGGTCCGGCGAATGATGCGAATGATGCGCCAACACTTGCAGGAAATGGTGTCTCCGGTTGGACGGTGACGCTCATCTCGAAGAATGTCAAGGATAAGAAACGGGCAATTGCATTCCTTAGCTATTTGCTCAGCGAAGAGGGAAACAAGGATCTTTACTTAGGAGAGAAGGGCATTACCTACGATACGATAGACGGCAAAGATCAGTTCCTGCCGGAGGTCATGCATCTGCTCAACACCGACCGCAAAGCGTTCGATAGAAAATATGGCGGTTCTTATATGTACTGGATGTTAATGGATACGAACATGAATCTAGCATGGATGACGGGAATGGATGCTGAGCCTGCCAAA
It contains:
- a CDS encoding Dps family protein; translation: MTEKLTKVLNTQIANWSLLFTKIHNYHWYVKGAQFFTLHLKFEELYTEAALHVDNLAERLLALGGSPVATLHEIIEKTTLKDAAGNENANEMVRTLVADFGIIVGELKEGMSIADREGDETTGDMLLAIHSSLEKHVWMLKSYLG
- the katA gene encoding catalase KatA, which codes for MEAQNGHLTTSWGAPVGDNQNSLTAGSRGPTLIQDVHLLEKLAHFNRERVPERVVHAKGAGAHGYFEVTNDVSTYTKARFLSEVGKRTPIFIRFSTVAGELGSADTVRDPRGFAVKFYTEEGNYDLVGNNTPVFFIRDAIKFPDFIHTQKRHPQTHLKNPNAVWDFWSLSPESLHQVTILMSDRGIPATLRHMHGFGSHTFKWVNADGQGIWVKYHFKTEQGVKNLDVELAAKLAGENPDYHIEDLFNAIDKGDFPAWKLYVQIMPLEDADTYRFDPFDVTKVWSQKDYPLIEVGRMVLNRNPDNYFAEVEQATFSPGAFVSGIEASPDKMLQGRLFAYADAHRYRVGTNHHTLPINKPIVEVNNNQRDGQMRSDRNGGNSIYYEPNSYGGAAESETYKTAPFEVTGSADSVPYDQDDHYTQAGDLYRLLSVEERGRLVYNIVNAMKPVEKDEIKLRQISHFFQADPEWGQAIAEGLGLRVPQLT
- a CDS encoding MFS transporter; translated protein: MANEPLSNSSNFSFITIVLFWCSLVVVSCVYLTIPLITVFADVFKVSSSQAAWAGSAFSFAFAGGGLFFGVLSDRFGRKKMMLSGLLLLTVITPLIGSVSSFSWLVALRAIQGLAASMFPPSVLAYAMEMFPIKRRITIIGFISTAFLMASIVGQIYSSYIVLFFSWSYIFYILFAVYLISFILIIFFVPNDKTQQPDGSFLSAFLRIGYIFKRKSLPLCYIISATLFISLVGFFTTLGSYLNSSLFGLSHQDILWVRAVGIIGMLVAPFDGKLVAKMGVKNVLWCGLIFGGIGLGLLGLWPNLIFLVSMSVVFIIGISMALPALISLIGQIAGEIRAIAVSFHMFMVFIGASLGPILSIYLINHGGYLLSFEVLAGLLGLSLIVPLFIRLEEPRSYSASSQNETYAKSAK
- a CDS encoding ring-cleaving dioxygenase, whose amino-acid sequence is MEKQTEGIHHITAFVKNAQKNVDFYAGVLGLRLVKKTINFDAPEVYHLYFGNEAGSPGTIITFFPYEGHKGRIGGGQVGVTTYVIPLGALDFWKERLESYHVPYSLKTRFDENYLTFSDPDGLQLEIVEREEGDLSQWSFGGVSIDKAIKGFGGAVLYSTAPEKTMNVLEQVLGLQKVNQEGDFIRYRSTGSVGNVIDVNIAAMEWGISGAGTVHHIAWRAKDYEDHEAWRSHVENSGFHPTPIIDRQYFHAIYFREEGGILFEIATDPPGFAKDEPQDHLGEALMLPEWFESNRGEIEKNLPPIQVRELESFKP
- a CDS encoding alpha/beta hydrolase: MKYIFRKGSSPKLPTLLLLHGTGGTEYDLLPIAQRIAPDSNALSIRGNVQENGMARFFRRLAEGVFDEEDLLFRTEELNGFIDQAANQYEFDRQNVVAVGYSNGANIGGSLLFHCKNALRGAILFHPMVPRRGIILPELAQIPIFIGAGTNDPISSQQETRELQSLLEGAGSSVEIHWEHAGHQLTHQEVNAAAQWFKKHFYS
- a CDS encoding flavin reductase family protein, producing the protein MISINPNNQTERDNYKLLSGSILPRPIAFVTTLSTDGILNAAPYSYFNIVTSNPPMLSISVQRQQGKQKDTSRNAIEKGAFVVHISDESNIEAVNQTAVNLPSHESEVEWARLTPVPSTAIDVPGVAEAKIRMECVLEQAIPLGGNTAMPGCDLLIGRIVHFHIHESLYQEGRIDPNKLQPVSRLAGDSYSKLGERFSIKRPQ
- a CDS encoding LysR family transcriptional regulator, whose amino-acid sequence is MRTGIGTWGRFHTSVLSYSGMIGVIYIELRQLEYFIQICKSGSFTKAKEELGVTQPTLSQQIRVLEDEYNIPLFDRVSRGVEVTEAGKILLNKGNAIMNLLEEARNEIYGRNKISRETISIGCCPAELRYLAPYFMRFREKYPNILLKIIAAEDAENKVLEQRVDIGITANPISDASVISTHLYRQEMALLIHSEHPLADKSSIPFRSLKQMNAIMFREQNKSLIEMYCFSYGFTLESIIETSSISVLIHGVRHGLGVALIPTSLLEGLRDDSLRIVKLEGNVPCWDISLVYLNSVNTRSTVRKFIQEMNSYVQAVLQ
- a CDS encoding extracellular solute-binding protein, coding for MGKMRKSAMMLLAMMMCLTLAACFGNTAEDHTNSNANLMQAGATQTKPSRDEPAWKLDTTPITFDWYINFDWFTSKWGGNVVSDYITKKTGVSLNFIMPAGDASEKLNTMMAARTLPDFITLGWYEDAVLKMIKGDMVLPLNKLADQYDPYFIKVADPAKLSWYTQADGNVYGYPNASSSPADYRKYGQLITSNQTFVVRKDMYEALGKPDMSTPEGFLGALKAAKERFPEVDGQPLIPIGLHEFTETGNFSLDTYLQNFLAIPQQKNGKLYDRRSDPTYLKWLKVFRQANEDGLMPTDVYIDEKRLEKDEKISQGRYFAMLYQWSDFTEINQALYQKDPNKVYIAIDGPANDANDAPTLAGNGVSGWTVTLISKNVKDKKRAIAFLSYLLSEEGNKDLYLGEKGITYDTIDGKDQFLPEVMHLLNTDRKAFDRKYGGSYMYWMLMDTNMNLAWMTGMDAEPAKQIADWTRGKTISMTEFDNLDPDPTTKEGIAEDQNVRLWAETLPKLLMSKSDAEFDQLFTEFMKSITEDPAYGALVASRQAAYERNVQKLKSALNQ